A genomic window from Fusarium verticillioides 7600 chromosome 5, whole genome shotgun sequence includes:
- a CDS encoding D-aminopeptidase: MATNTSPQQPRGRLRDVIPEAHLGFWSPGPKNGITDVSGVLAHTTTIRDESGQINTGLTTILPRRDWFHKACHAGVFRLNGSGEMTGTHWIEESGLLHSPILITNSFAVGQCYTGIYKYAIEHYGKGEEGIDWFLLPVVAETFDGHLNDLRRFAVTPEHVVHAIANASEEPIAEGNVGGGTGMLCHGGKGGTGTSSRIVPGQNETSYTVAALVQANYGRLQHLHISGVPVGRILQKRRAKDEAAAAHDKAYNDAKDKKDGSIIVILATDAPLLPGQLQRLAKRATIGLARVGSYAHNPSGDLFLAFSTAAEIPVQPVPGEDRVIDPFKPELIDVEATDNKTINGLFEAAADATEEAIYNALCMAETMTGNMGRTVEALPLQATREIIAKFKEAEDSFE; the protein is encoded by the coding sequence ATGGCAACGAATACATCCCCTCAACAGCCCCGCGGCAGGCTCCGCGATGTCATACCAGAAGCACATCTCGGGTTCTGGTCACCTGGTCCTAAAAATGGCATCACAGATGTCTCAGGCGTCCTTGCCCACACGACCACTATTCGTGATGAGAGCGGTCAAATCAACACAGGATTAACCACCATCCTCCCTCGGAGAGACTGGTTCCACAAGGCCTGTCATGCCGGCGTCTTCCGTCTCAACGGATCTGGAGAAATGACTGGGACACACTGGATCGAAGAAAGCGGTCTCTTGCACTCGcccattctcatcaccaacagcttTGCCGTTGGGCAGTGTTATACCGGCATCTACAAGTACGCAATTGAACATTATGGAAAAGGCGAGGAGGGCATCGATTGGTTTCTACTTCCAGTCGTCGCTGAGACGTTTGACGGGCATCTCAACGATCTGAGACGGTTTGCTGTGACGCCGGAGCACGTAGTGCACGCCATCGCCAATGCCTCCGAGGAGCCAATTGCTGAGGGCAACGTGGGCGGCGGGACAGGTATGCTGTGCCATGGGGGCAAAGGCGGTACCGGAACCAGCAGTAGGATCGTGCCCGGGCAGAACGAGACGTCTTATACGGTTGCCGCTCTTGTCCAGGCCAACTACGGGAGACTACAGCATCTGCACATATCAGGCGTCCCAGTCGGACGAATCCTACAAAAGAGAAGGGCAAAAGACGAAGCCGCCGCTGCTCATGACAAAGCGTACAACGAcgcaaaagacaagaaagacggGTCCATTATCGTCATACTAGCCACGGATGCACCGCTTCTTCCTGGCCAGCTCCAGCGATTGGCCAAGCGAGCGACCATAGGCCTTGCGCGAGTGGGCAGCTACGCTCACAACCCCTCCGGTGATCTATTTCTTGCATTTTCTACGGCTGCTGAGATCCCTGTGCAGCCAGTCCCTGGCGAGGATAGAGTCATTGATCCTTTCAAACCTGAGCTGATTGATGTGGAGGCGACTGATAACAAGACTATCAACGGGCTTTTTGAAGCAGCGGCTGATGCTACGGAGGAGGCTATATATAATGCGCTTTGTATGGCTGAGACGATGACGGGCAATATGGGCCGGACGGTGGAAGCCCTGCCGTTGCAAGCTACCAGGGAGATTATTGCCAAAttcaaggaggctgaggattCATTCGAGTAG